A window from Dromaius novaehollandiae isolate bDroNov1 chromosome 1, bDroNov1.hap1, whole genome shotgun sequence encodes these proteins:
- the JADE3 gene encoding protein Jade-3 isoform X2 — translation MKGPALESDSVSHNPAALEGCVRMKRHRHLSTSDSSDNESPSTSFSSCSKYRSKSKTPANEQKKPAEVFRKDLISAMKLPDSHHVNPDEYYIFADTWKQEWEKGVQVPASPETIPQPSLRIVAEKVKEVLYTRPRKYIHCSSQEPTEPGYINILELAESVCRYDLDDMDIFWLQELNEELTEMGCGPLDENTMEKTIEVLERHCHENMNHAIETEEGLGIEYDEDVICDVCRSPDSEDGNDMVFCDKCNICVHQACYGILKVPEGSWLCRTCVLGIHPQCLLCPKRGGAMKATRTGTKWAHVSCALWIPEVSIACPERMEPITKVSHIPPSRWALVCSLCKLKTGACIQCSVKSCITAFHVTCAFEHSLEMKTILDDGDEVKFKSYCLKHSKNKQNSLPDVDEHPKSVSDQKQTESEKTSLRAQKLRELEEEFYSLVKVEDVAAELGLPKLAVDFIYNYWKLKRKSNFNKPLFPPKEDEENGLVQPKEDSIHTRMRMFMHLRQDLERVRNLCYMVSRREKLKLSHSKVHEQVFNLQVQLINQEIAAGHTLTSALENTLFYPPPRITLKLKMPKSALGDCRNNSLKPGNRPLSPDNNSTVYSKRSMQMSKESFEIKAKSYSRYQHDNRSNGLLGGIGKPRSEAKDSGPAQMLEFHRGQPTGKPLALQAALHGQTSIGNGRMQQENLRLAAKSNGLMGRAGDVSQRDSSSQTPYEQDSVLTAHLASQSGFRKSTIEHFSRSFKEATNSLVRTTEDLRCCEKPTRRLATKDRLWSKQTLEGAPYQDNDGYCPDLELSDSEAESDENKEQVRLRRSSSERESPTKDFGRDCHNRNKKNMISHSSVQR, via the exons gatGCGTCAGGATGAAACGCCACAGGCATCTAAGCACCAGTGACAGTTCAGACAATGAGA gtccttccacttccttttcttcttgttctaAATATAGGAGCAAGTCAAAAACACcagcaaatgaacaaaagaaacCTGCTGAG GTGTTCCGTAAGGATCTCATTAGTGCCATGAAATTACCAGATTCTCACCATGTTAACCCTGATGAATATTATATCTTCGCGGACACGTGGAAACAAGAATGGGAGAAAGGAGTTCAAGTTCCAGCCAGTCCCGAAACTATTCCACAACCTTCTCTCAG gaTTGTAGCAGAAAAGGTAAAGGAAGTACTGTATACACGACCCAGGAAGTATATCCACTGTTCCAGCCAAGAGCCCACAGAACCTGGTTACATCAACATTTTGGAATTGGCAGAATCTGTGTGTCGCTATGACTTGGATGATATGGACATCTTCTGGCTTCAGGAATTAAACGAGGAGCTTACAGAAATGG GATGTGGGCCCCTGGATGAAAACACAATGGAAAAGACGATTGAAGTGCTGGAACGACACTGTCATGAGAATATGAATCATGCTATTGAGACTGAAGAAGGATTAGGTATTGAGTATGATGAAGATGTCATCTGTGATGTGTGCCGGTCCCCTGACAGTGAAGATGGGAATGATATGGTGTTTTGTGACAAGTGTAATATCTGTGTCCATCAG GCATGTTATGGAATCTTAAAAGTCCCCGAAGGGAGCTGGCTGTGTCGTACGTGCGTTCTGGGAATCCATCCGCAATGTCTCTTATGTCCCAAAAGAGGAGGTGCCATGAAAGCTACCAGGACAGGGACCAAGTGGGCACATGTGAGCTGTGCCCTCTGGATTCCAGAG gttAGCATTGCTTGTCCAGAGAGGATGGAACCAATCACAAAGGTGTCTCACATTCCACCAAGTCGATGGGCTTTAGTATGTAGTTTATGCAAACTGAAAACTGGTGCTTGCATTCAG TGCTCTGTGAAAAGCTGCATCACTGCCTTTCATGTCACCTGTGCCTTTGAGCATAGCTTAGAGATGAAAACTATTCTGGATGATGGGGATGAGGTCAAGTTCAAGTCATACTGTCTaaagcacagcaaaaacaaacagaattctCTGCCTGACGTTGATGAGCACCCCAAGAGTGTGTCAGACCAGAAGCAAACAGAGAGTGAGAAAACCAGTTTGCGAGCCCAGAAACTCCGAGAGCTGGAAGAAGAATTTTACTCACTAGTTAAAGTAGAGGATGTTGCAGCAGAACTGGGCCTACCTAAACTTGCTGTAGACTTCATCTACAATTACTGGAAATTAAAGCGAAAAAGTAACTTTAACAAACCCTTGTTTCCTCCCAAGGAGGATGAAGAAAATGGCTTGGTGCAGCCAAAAGAAGATAGTATTCATACTCGCATGAGGATGTTCATGCATTTGAGGCAGGACCTAGAGAGG GTAAGAAATCTCTGCTATATGGTAAGCAGGAGAGAGAAACTAAAGTTGTCTCACAGTAAAGTACATGAACAGGTCTTCAATTTGCAAGTCCAGCTCATTAATCAGGAAATTGCTGCAG GCCATACCCTGACAAGTGCACTAGAGAACACACTGTTCTACCCACCTCCCAGGATCACCCTGAAGTTAAAAATGCCCAAATCAGCGCTAGGAGATTGCAGAAATAACTCACTGAAGCCTGGCAACAGACCACTTTCTCCTGACAACAATAGTACTGTTTACAGCAAAAGGAGCATGCAGATGTCAAAGGAATCGtttgaaattaaagcaaaatcttACTCCAGGTATCAGCACGACAACCGAAGTAATGGGTTGCTGGGAGGTATCGGCAAGCCTAGGAGTGAAGCAAAGGATTCTGGACCTGCGCAGATGCTGGAGTTTCACCGGGGCCAGCCCACGGGGAAACCCTTGGCACTTCAAGCTGCTCTGCATGGTCAGACTTCCATTGGGAATGGGAGGATGCAGCAGGAGAACTTGAGGCTGGCTGCCAAGTCCAATGGTTTGATGGGCAGGGCTGGAGATGTTAGTCAGAGAGACAGCTCTAGCCAGACGCCCTATGAACAAGATTCTGTGCTTACGGCTCATTTGGCCAGCCAGAGTGGTTTTAGGAAATCCACCATAGAACATTTTAGCCGGTCCTTTAAAGAGGCTACCAACAGTTTGGTGAGGACCACAGAAGACCTCCGGTGCTGTGAAAAGCCAACGAGAAGACTTGCCACAAAAGATCGCTTGTGGAGCAAGCAGACGCTTGAAGGTGCTCCGTACCAGGACAATGATGGGTACTGTCCCGATTTAGAGCTGAGTGATTCTGAAGCAGAAAGCGATGAAAATAAAGAGCAAGTGAGGTTAAGGCGAAGTAGCTCAGAAAGAGAAAGCCCAACTAAGGACTTTGGAAGAGATTGtcacaacagaaacaaaaagaatatgATTTCTCACAGTTCAGTACAAAGGTGA
- the JADE3 gene encoding protein Jade-3 isoform X3: MKRHRHLSTSDSSDNESPSTSFSSCSKYRSKSKTPANEQKKPAEVFRKDLISAMKLPDSHHVNPDEYYIFADTWKQEWEKGVQVPASPETIPQPSLRIVAEKVKEVLYTRPRKYIHCSSQEPTEPGYINILELAESVCRYDLDDMDIFWLQELNEELTEMGCGPLDENTMEKTIEVLERHCHENMNHAIETEEGLGIEYDEDVICDVCRSPDSEDGNDMVFCDKCNICVHQACYGILKVPEGSWLCRTCVLGIHPQCLLCPKRGGAMKATRTGTKWAHVSCALWIPEVSIACPERMEPITKVSHIPPSRWALVCSLCKLKTGACIQCSVKSCITAFHVTCAFEHSLEMKTILDDGDEVKFKSYCLKHSKNKQNSLPDVDEHPKSVSDQKQTESEKTSLRAQKLRELEEEFYSLVKVEDVAAELGLPKLAVDFIYNYWKLKRKSNFNKPLFPPKEDEENGLVQPKEDSIHTRMRMFMHLRQDLERVRNLCYMVSRREKLKLSHSKVHEQVFNLQVQLINQEIAAGHTLTSALENTLFYPPPRITLKLKMPKSALGDCRNNSLKPGNRPLSPDNNSTVYSKRSMQMSKESFEIKAKSYSRYQHDNRSNGLLGGIGKPRSEAKDSGPAQMLEFHRGQPTGKPLALQAALHGQTSIGNGRMQQENLRLAAKSNGLMGRAGDVSQRDSSSQTPYEQDSVLTAHLASQSGFRKSTIEHFSRSFKEATNSLVRTTEDLRCCEKPTRRLATKDRLWSKQTLEGAPYQDNDGYCPDLELSDSEAESDENKEQVRLRRSSSERESPTKDFGRDCHNRNKKNMISHSSVQR, from the exons ATGAAACGCCACAGGCATCTAAGCACCAGTGACAGTTCAGACAATGAGA gtccttccacttccttttcttcttgttctaAATATAGGAGCAAGTCAAAAACACcagcaaatgaacaaaagaaacCTGCTGAG GTGTTCCGTAAGGATCTCATTAGTGCCATGAAATTACCAGATTCTCACCATGTTAACCCTGATGAATATTATATCTTCGCGGACACGTGGAAACAAGAATGGGAGAAAGGAGTTCAAGTTCCAGCCAGTCCCGAAACTATTCCACAACCTTCTCTCAG gaTTGTAGCAGAAAAGGTAAAGGAAGTACTGTATACACGACCCAGGAAGTATATCCACTGTTCCAGCCAAGAGCCCACAGAACCTGGTTACATCAACATTTTGGAATTGGCAGAATCTGTGTGTCGCTATGACTTGGATGATATGGACATCTTCTGGCTTCAGGAATTAAACGAGGAGCTTACAGAAATGG GATGTGGGCCCCTGGATGAAAACACAATGGAAAAGACGATTGAAGTGCTGGAACGACACTGTCATGAGAATATGAATCATGCTATTGAGACTGAAGAAGGATTAGGTATTGAGTATGATGAAGATGTCATCTGTGATGTGTGCCGGTCCCCTGACAGTGAAGATGGGAATGATATGGTGTTTTGTGACAAGTGTAATATCTGTGTCCATCAG GCATGTTATGGAATCTTAAAAGTCCCCGAAGGGAGCTGGCTGTGTCGTACGTGCGTTCTGGGAATCCATCCGCAATGTCTCTTATGTCCCAAAAGAGGAGGTGCCATGAAAGCTACCAGGACAGGGACCAAGTGGGCACATGTGAGCTGTGCCCTCTGGATTCCAGAG gttAGCATTGCTTGTCCAGAGAGGATGGAACCAATCACAAAGGTGTCTCACATTCCACCAAGTCGATGGGCTTTAGTATGTAGTTTATGCAAACTGAAAACTGGTGCTTGCATTCAG TGCTCTGTGAAAAGCTGCATCACTGCCTTTCATGTCACCTGTGCCTTTGAGCATAGCTTAGAGATGAAAACTATTCTGGATGATGGGGATGAGGTCAAGTTCAAGTCATACTGTCTaaagcacagcaaaaacaaacagaattctCTGCCTGACGTTGATGAGCACCCCAAGAGTGTGTCAGACCAGAAGCAAACAGAGAGTGAGAAAACCAGTTTGCGAGCCCAGAAACTCCGAGAGCTGGAAGAAGAATTTTACTCACTAGTTAAAGTAGAGGATGTTGCAGCAGAACTGGGCCTACCTAAACTTGCTGTAGACTTCATCTACAATTACTGGAAATTAAAGCGAAAAAGTAACTTTAACAAACCCTTGTTTCCTCCCAAGGAGGATGAAGAAAATGGCTTGGTGCAGCCAAAAGAAGATAGTATTCATACTCGCATGAGGATGTTCATGCATTTGAGGCAGGACCTAGAGAGG GTAAGAAATCTCTGCTATATGGTAAGCAGGAGAGAGAAACTAAAGTTGTCTCACAGTAAAGTACATGAACAGGTCTTCAATTTGCAAGTCCAGCTCATTAATCAGGAAATTGCTGCAG GCCATACCCTGACAAGTGCACTAGAGAACACACTGTTCTACCCACCTCCCAGGATCACCCTGAAGTTAAAAATGCCCAAATCAGCGCTAGGAGATTGCAGAAATAACTCACTGAAGCCTGGCAACAGACCACTTTCTCCTGACAACAATAGTACTGTTTACAGCAAAAGGAGCATGCAGATGTCAAAGGAATCGtttgaaattaaagcaaaatcttACTCCAGGTATCAGCACGACAACCGAAGTAATGGGTTGCTGGGAGGTATCGGCAAGCCTAGGAGTGAAGCAAAGGATTCTGGACCTGCGCAGATGCTGGAGTTTCACCGGGGCCAGCCCACGGGGAAACCCTTGGCACTTCAAGCTGCTCTGCATGGTCAGACTTCCATTGGGAATGGGAGGATGCAGCAGGAGAACTTGAGGCTGGCTGCCAAGTCCAATGGTTTGATGGGCAGGGCTGGAGATGTTAGTCAGAGAGACAGCTCTAGCCAGACGCCCTATGAACAAGATTCTGTGCTTACGGCTCATTTGGCCAGCCAGAGTGGTTTTAGGAAATCCACCATAGAACATTTTAGCCGGTCCTTTAAAGAGGCTACCAACAGTTTGGTGAGGACCACAGAAGACCTCCGGTGCTGTGAAAAGCCAACGAGAAGACTTGCCACAAAAGATCGCTTGTGGAGCAAGCAGACGCTTGAAGGTGCTCCGTACCAGGACAATGATGGGTACTGTCCCGATTTAGAGCTGAGTGATTCTGAAGCAGAAAGCGATGAAAATAAAGAGCAAGTGAGGTTAAGGCGAAGTAGCTCAGAAAGAGAAAGCCCAACTAAGGACTTTGGAAGAGATTGtcacaacagaaacaaaaagaatatgATTTCTCACAGTTCAGTACAAAGGTGA
- the JADE3 gene encoding protein Jade-3 isoform X1 encodes MSLPRLRAAGLGAAGGVRRSRPRARRGGRLGGCVRMKRHRHLSTSDSSDNESPSTSFSSCSKYRSKSKTPANEQKKPAEVFRKDLISAMKLPDSHHVNPDEYYIFADTWKQEWEKGVQVPASPETIPQPSLRIVAEKVKEVLYTRPRKYIHCSSQEPTEPGYINILELAESVCRYDLDDMDIFWLQELNEELTEMGCGPLDENTMEKTIEVLERHCHENMNHAIETEEGLGIEYDEDVICDVCRSPDSEDGNDMVFCDKCNICVHQACYGILKVPEGSWLCRTCVLGIHPQCLLCPKRGGAMKATRTGTKWAHVSCALWIPEVSIACPERMEPITKVSHIPPSRWALVCSLCKLKTGACIQCSVKSCITAFHVTCAFEHSLEMKTILDDGDEVKFKSYCLKHSKNKQNSLPDVDEHPKSVSDQKQTESEKTSLRAQKLRELEEEFYSLVKVEDVAAELGLPKLAVDFIYNYWKLKRKSNFNKPLFPPKEDEENGLVQPKEDSIHTRMRMFMHLRQDLERVRNLCYMVSRREKLKLSHSKVHEQVFNLQVQLINQEIAAGHTLTSALENTLFYPPPRITLKLKMPKSALGDCRNNSLKPGNRPLSPDNNSTVYSKRSMQMSKESFEIKAKSYSRYQHDNRSNGLLGGIGKPRSEAKDSGPAQMLEFHRGQPTGKPLALQAALHGQTSIGNGRMQQENLRLAAKSNGLMGRAGDVSQRDSSSQTPYEQDSVLTAHLASQSGFRKSTIEHFSRSFKEATNSLVRTTEDLRCCEKPTRRLATKDRLWSKQTLEGAPYQDNDGYCPDLELSDSEAESDENKEQVRLRRSSSERESPTKDFGRDCHNRNKKNMISHSSVQR; translated from the exons gatGCGTCAGGATGAAACGCCACAGGCATCTAAGCACCAGTGACAGTTCAGACAATGAGA gtccttccacttccttttcttcttgttctaAATATAGGAGCAAGTCAAAAACACcagcaaatgaacaaaagaaacCTGCTGAG GTGTTCCGTAAGGATCTCATTAGTGCCATGAAATTACCAGATTCTCACCATGTTAACCCTGATGAATATTATATCTTCGCGGACACGTGGAAACAAGAATGGGAGAAAGGAGTTCAAGTTCCAGCCAGTCCCGAAACTATTCCACAACCTTCTCTCAG gaTTGTAGCAGAAAAGGTAAAGGAAGTACTGTATACACGACCCAGGAAGTATATCCACTGTTCCAGCCAAGAGCCCACAGAACCTGGTTACATCAACATTTTGGAATTGGCAGAATCTGTGTGTCGCTATGACTTGGATGATATGGACATCTTCTGGCTTCAGGAATTAAACGAGGAGCTTACAGAAATGG GATGTGGGCCCCTGGATGAAAACACAATGGAAAAGACGATTGAAGTGCTGGAACGACACTGTCATGAGAATATGAATCATGCTATTGAGACTGAAGAAGGATTAGGTATTGAGTATGATGAAGATGTCATCTGTGATGTGTGCCGGTCCCCTGACAGTGAAGATGGGAATGATATGGTGTTTTGTGACAAGTGTAATATCTGTGTCCATCAG GCATGTTATGGAATCTTAAAAGTCCCCGAAGGGAGCTGGCTGTGTCGTACGTGCGTTCTGGGAATCCATCCGCAATGTCTCTTATGTCCCAAAAGAGGAGGTGCCATGAAAGCTACCAGGACAGGGACCAAGTGGGCACATGTGAGCTGTGCCCTCTGGATTCCAGAG gttAGCATTGCTTGTCCAGAGAGGATGGAACCAATCACAAAGGTGTCTCACATTCCACCAAGTCGATGGGCTTTAGTATGTAGTTTATGCAAACTGAAAACTGGTGCTTGCATTCAG TGCTCTGTGAAAAGCTGCATCACTGCCTTTCATGTCACCTGTGCCTTTGAGCATAGCTTAGAGATGAAAACTATTCTGGATGATGGGGATGAGGTCAAGTTCAAGTCATACTGTCTaaagcacagcaaaaacaaacagaattctCTGCCTGACGTTGATGAGCACCCCAAGAGTGTGTCAGACCAGAAGCAAACAGAGAGTGAGAAAACCAGTTTGCGAGCCCAGAAACTCCGAGAGCTGGAAGAAGAATTTTACTCACTAGTTAAAGTAGAGGATGTTGCAGCAGAACTGGGCCTACCTAAACTTGCTGTAGACTTCATCTACAATTACTGGAAATTAAAGCGAAAAAGTAACTTTAACAAACCCTTGTTTCCTCCCAAGGAGGATGAAGAAAATGGCTTGGTGCAGCCAAAAGAAGATAGTATTCATACTCGCATGAGGATGTTCATGCATTTGAGGCAGGACCTAGAGAGG GTAAGAAATCTCTGCTATATGGTAAGCAGGAGAGAGAAACTAAAGTTGTCTCACAGTAAAGTACATGAACAGGTCTTCAATTTGCAAGTCCAGCTCATTAATCAGGAAATTGCTGCAG GCCATACCCTGACAAGTGCACTAGAGAACACACTGTTCTACCCACCTCCCAGGATCACCCTGAAGTTAAAAATGCCCAAATCAGCGCTAGGAGATTGCAGAAATAACTCACTGAAGCCTGGCAACAGACCACTTTCTCCTGACAACAATAGTACTGTTTACAGCAAAAGGAGCATGCAGATGTCAAAGGAATCGtttgaaattaaagcaaaatcttACTCCAGGTATCAGCACGACAACCGAAGTAATGGGTTGCTGGGAGGTATCGGCAAGCCTAGGAGTGAAGCAAAGGATTCTGGACCTGCGCAGATGCTGGAGTTTCACCGGGGCCAGCCCACGGGGAAACCCTTGGCACTTCAAGCTGCTCTGCATGGTCAGACTTCCATTGGGAATGGGAGGATGCAGCAGGAGAACTTGAGGCTGGCTGCCAAGTCCAATGGTTTGATGGGCAGGGCTGGAGATGTTAGTCAGAGAGACAGCTCTAGCCAGACGCCCTATGAACAAGATTCTGTGCTTACGGCTCATTTGGCCAGCCAGAGTGGTTTTAGGAAATCCACCATAGAACATTTTAGCCGGTCCTTTAAAGAGGCTACCAACAGTTTGGTGAGGACCACAGAAGACCTCCGGTGCTGTGAAAAGCCAACGAGAAGACTTGCCACAAAAGATCGCTTGTGGAGCAAGCAGACGCTTGAAGGTGCTCCGTACCAGGACAATGATGGGTACTGTCCCGATTTAGAGCTGAGTGATTCTGAAGCAGAAAGCGATGAAAATAAAGAGCAAGTGAGGTTAAGGCGAAGTAGCTCAGAAAGAGAAAGCCCAACTAAGGACTTTGGAAGAGATTGtcacaacagaaacaaaaagaatatgATTTCTCACAGTTCAGTACAAAGGTGA
- the JADE3 gene encoding protein Jade-3 isoform X4 has product MKLPDSHHVNPDEYYIFADTWKQEWEKGVQVPASPETIPQPSLRIVAEKVKEVLYTRPRKYIHCSSQEPTEPGYINILELAESVCRYDLDDMDIFWLQELNEELTEMGCGPLDENTMEKTIEVLERHCHENMNHAIETEEGLGIEYDEDVICDVCRSPDSEDGNDMVFCDKCNICVHQACYGILKVPEGSWLCRTCVLGIHPQCLLCPKRGGAMKATRTGTKWAHVSCALWIPEVSIACPERMEPITKVSHIPPSRWALVCSLCKLKTGACIQCSVKSCITAFHVTCAFEHSLEMKTILDDGDEVKFKSYCLKHSKNKQNSLPDVDEHPKSVSDQKQTESEKTSLRAQKLRELEEEFYSLVKVEDVAAELGLPKLAVDFIYNYWKLKRKSNFNKPLFPPKEDEENGLVQPKEDSIHTRMRMFMHLRQDLERVRNLCYMVSRREKLKLSHSKVHEQVFNLQVQLINQEIAAGHTLTSALENTLFYPPPRITLKLKMPKSALGDCRNNSLKPGNRPLSPDNNSTVYSKRSMQMSKESFEIKAKSYSRYQHDNRSNGLLGGIGKPRSEAKDSGPAQMLEFHRGQPTGKPLALQAALHGQTSIGNGRMQQENLRLAAKSNGLMGRAGDVSQRDSSSQTPYEQDSVLTAHLASQSGFRKSTIEHFSRSFKEATNSLVRTTEDLRCCEKPTRRLATKDRLWSKQTLEGAPYQDNDGYCPDLELSDSEAESDENKEQVRLRRSSSERESPTKDFGRDCHNRNKKNMISHSSVQR; this is encoded by the exons ATGAAATTACCAGATTCTCACCATGTTAACCCTGATGAATATTATATCTTCGCGGACACGTGGAAACAAGAATGGGAGAAAGGAGTTCAAGTTCCAGCCAGTCCCGAAACTATTCCACAACCTTCTCTCAG gaTTGTAGCAGAAAAGGTAAAGGAAGTACTGTATACACGACCCAGGAAGTATATCCACTGTTCCAGCCAAGAGCCCACAGAACCTGGTTACATCAACATTTTGGAATTGGCAGAATCTGTGTGTCGCTATGACTTGGATGATATGGACATCTTCTGGCTTCAGGAATTAAACGAGGAGCTTACAGAAATGG GATGTGGGCCCCTGGATGAAAACACAATGGAAAAGACGATTGAAGTGCTGGAACGACACTGTCATGAGAATATGAATCATGCTATTGAGACTGAAGAAGGATTAGGTATTGAGTATGATGAAGATGTCATCTGTGATGTGTGCCGGTCCCCTGACAGTGAAGATGGGAATGATATGGTGTTTTGTGACAAGTGTAATATCTGTGTCCATCAG GCATGTTATGGAATCTTAAAAGTCCCCGAAGGGAGCTGGCTGTGTCGTACGTGCGTTCTGGGAATCCATCCGCAATGTCTCTTATGTCCCAAAAGAGGAGGTGCCATGAAAGCTACCAGGACAGGGACCAAGTGGGCACATGTGAGCTGTGCCCTCTGGATTCCAGAG gttAGCATTGCTTGTCCAGAGAGGATGGAACCAATCACAAAGGTGTCTCACATTCCACCAAGTCGATGGGCTTTAGTATGTAGTTTATGCAAACTGAAAACTGGTGCTTGCATTCAG TGCTCTGTGAAAAGCTGCATCACTGCCTTTCATGTCACCTGTGCCTTTGAGCATAGCTTAGAGATGAAAACTATTCTGGATGATGGGGATGAGGTCAAGTTCAAGTCATACTGTCTaaagcacagcaaaaacaaacagaattctCTGCCTGACGTTGATGAGCACCCCAAGAGTGTGTCAGACCAGAAGCAAACAGAGAGTGAGAAAACCAGTTTGCGAGCCCAGAAACTCCGAGAGCTGGAAGAAGAATTTTACTCACTAGTTAAAGTAGAGGATGTTGCAGCAGAACTGGGCCTACCTAAACTTGCTGTAGACTTCATCTACAATTACTGGAAATTAAAGCGAAAAAGTAACTTTAACAAACCCTTGTTTCCTCCCAAGGAGGATGAAGAAAATGGCTTGGTGCAGCCAAAAGAAGATAGTATTCATACTCGCATGAGGATGTTCATGCATTTGAGGCAGGACCTAGAGAGG GTAAGAAATCTCTGCTATATGGTAAGCAGGAGAGAGAAACTAAAGTTGTCTCACAGTAAAGTACATGAACAGGTCTTCAATTTGCAAGTCCAGCTCATTAATCAGGAAATTGCTGCAG GCCATACCCTGACAAGTGCACTAGAGAACACACTGTTCTACCCACCTCCCAGGATCACCCTGAAGTTAAAAATGCCCAAATCAGCGCTAGGAGATTGCAGAAATAACTCACTGAAGCCTGGCAACAGACCACTTTCTCCTGACAACAATAGTACTGTTTACAGCAAAAGGAGCATGCAGATGTCAAAGGAATCGtttgaaattaaagcaaaatcttACTCCAGGTATCAGCACGACAACCGAAGTAATGGGTTGCTGGGAGGTATCGGCAAGCCTAGGAGTGAAGCAAAGGATTCTGGACCTGCGCAGATGCTGGAGTTTCACCGGGGCCAGCCCACGGGGAAACCCTTGGCACTTCAAGCTGCTCTGCATGGTCAGACTTCCATTGGGAATGGGAGGATGCAGCAGGAGAACTTGAGGCTGGCTGCCAAGTCCAATGGTTTGATGGGCAGGGCTGGAGATGTTAGTCAGAGAGACAGCTCTAGCCAGACGCCCTATGAACAAGATTCTGTGCTTACGGCTCATTTGGCCAGCCAGAGTGGTTTTAGGAAATCCACCATAGAACATTTTAGCCGGTCCTTTAAAGAGGCTACCAACAGTTTGGTGAGGACCACAGAAGACCTCCGGTGCTGTGAAAAGCCAACGAGAAGACTTGCCACAAAAGATCGCTTGTGGAGCAAGCAGACGCTTGAAGGTGCTCCGTACCAGGACAATGATGGGTACTGTCCCGATTTAGAGCTGAGTGATTCTGAAGCAGAAAGCGATGAAAATAAAGAGCAAGTGAGGTTAAGGCGAAGTAGCTCAGAAAGAGAAAGCCCAACTAAGGACTTTGGAAGAGATTGtcacaacagaaacaaaaagaatatgATTTCTCACAGTTCAGTACAAAGGTGA